One Mesorhizobium loti genomic window carries:
- a CDS encoding flagellar biosynthesis repressor FlbT: MSNTLKISLKPNEKIYINGAVIRVDRKVTIELMNDVQFLLESHVIQADQASTPLRQLYFIVQVMLINPAGADEAREMFRRSLPLLIASFEDAEICSALKQIDRMVGEDHIYEALKAIRSLYPLERRALGGNDDVPGAPRPLAVGARY; this comes from the coding sequence ATGAGCAACACGCTGAAGATATCGCTGAAGCCCAACGAGAAGATCTACATCAATGGCGCCGTCATCCGCGTCGACCGCAAGGTCACCATTGAACTGATGAACGACGTGCAGTTCCTGCTCGAAAGCCATGTGATCCAGGCCGACCAGGCATCGACGCCGCTCAGGCAGCTCTACTTCATCGTGCAGGTCATGCTGATCAATCCCGCTGGCGCCGATGAGGCCCGCGAAATGTTCCGCCGCTCGCTGCCGCTGCTCATTGCCAGTTTCGAGGACGCCGAGATCTGCAGTGCACTGAAGCAGATCGACCGCATGGTCGGCGAGGATCATATCTACGAGGCCTTGAAGGCGATCCGTTCGCTCTATCCTCTCGAACGCCGCGCGCTTGGCGGCAATGACGATGTTCCGGGCGCGCCGCGCCCACTGGCCGTGGGAGCACGCTACTAA
- a CDS encoding flagellar biosynthesis protein FliQ, giving the protein MNEADALDIVQYAVWTVLTASAPVVLVAMAVGIGIALIQALTQIQEITLTFVPKIVAIMLVVALTGPFIGGQISAFTNVIFERIQNGF; this is encoded by the coding sequence ATGAACGAGGCCGACGCACTCGACATCGTCCAGTACGCGGTGTGGACGGTGCTGACCGCGTCCGCTCCAGTTGTGCTGGTCGCCATGGCGGTCGGCATCGGCATCGCCCTCATCCAGGCGCTGACGCAGATCCAGGAAATCACCTTGACCTTCGTGCCGAAGATCGTCGCCATCATGTTGGTGGTGGCGCTGACCGGTCCGTTCATCGGCGGCCAGATCTCGGCCTTCACCAACGTCATCTTCGAGCGCATCCAGAACGGGTTCTGA
- a CDS encoding flagellar basal body rod modification protein, giving the protein MTVDMTTTIPVGANSTTTSTSKTAVDYQSFLKLLIAEMKNQDPTKPMDSTQYVAQLATFSQVEQSVQTNTKLDQIMQSSALSQADAIIGRTITSADGKTTGTVASVTLASSGLIAVLQDGTQVPVGAGVSIKPAS; this is encoded by the coding sequence ATGACCGTGGACATGACGACGACGATACCGGTTGGCGCCAATTCGACCACCACGTCGACCTCCAAGACCGCTGTCGACTACCAGTCCTTCCTGAAGCTTCTGATCGCCGAGATGAAGAACCAGGATCCGACCAAGCCGATGGATTCGACGCAGTACGTCGCCCAGCTCGCCACCTTCTCGCAGGTCGAGCAATCGGTGCAGACCAACACCAAGCTCGACCAGATCATGCAGTCCTCGGCGCTGTCACAGGCCGACGCGATTATCGGCCGGACGATCACGTCGGCCGACGGCAAGACCACCGGAACAGTGGCTTCGGTGACGCTCGCCAGCAGCGGACTGATCGCGGTGCTGCAGGATGGTACGCAGGTCCCCGTCGGCGCAGGCGTGTCGATCAAGCCGGCAAGCTAG
- a CDS encoding flagellar biosynthesis regulatory protein FlaF: protein MYQFSYADVQSTSVSDAKDRERELLTRSIDMLAAAAAAGQDSMEAVEALNFTNRVWTVFVEDLGSSDNALPKELRANLISIGLWLLREAEDIRQGRTNNFEGLIEVSQIIRDGIQ from the coding sequence ATGTACCAATTCTCCTACGCCGACGTCCAAAGCACCTCCGTCTCAGACGCCAAGGACCGTGAGCGCGAACTCCTGACCCGCTCGATCGACATGCTGGCGGCCGCCGCCGCGGCCGGCCAGGATTCGATGGAGGCCGTGGAGGCGCTGAATTTCACCAACCGCGTCTGGACCGTCTTCGTCGAGGATCTCGGCTCCAGCGACAATGCGCTTCCCAAGGAATTGCGCGCCAACCTGATTTCCATCGGCCTGTGGCTGCTGCGCGAGGCGGAGGACATCCGCCAGGGCCGCACCAACAATTTCGAAGGGCTGATCGAAGTGTCCCAGATCATCCGCGACGGCATTCAATGA
- a CDS encoding Asparagine synthetase, translated as MCGIAGVWRKRNPIGGGDLADVGRMMQALAHRGPDDHASWNDSRLALGHRRLSIIDLSAQAREPMLTACGQGVLVYNGEVYNYRALRATLEAEGRRFRTVSDAEVVLEALHHWGPDKAIPLFDGMFSLAYFDARATTLWLARDRLGIKPMSVAETSERILFASEDKAILACDGVARAIDAREITLRLAWQSRDSSSSLFADIERLPPAGLWKITDAGIEKRCFWHVLDVLDAARIAGDTATDAEHMATLETLIQDSVGLHCIADTSLAAACSGGVDSGLVTTLAKRFRPEMTAYVVDPRQGHSEADAAARTARHAGVPLNRVPVDKDRFLELWPRTIWHLESDGWHASHACLLALAEQCRADGIKVLLTGEGADELFGGYDWQEASMRPWRPWSWPQRLFRSKARLARRFERLRHAPFRTSVAGSHSWDRNIVLRALSPELNFLQTKIFDRLEPVASLSDRAFLGCCLHDMYAHLQDLLNRHDRLSMAASVELRVPFLENRLIDFAIHLPRRHKYRHSQGKWLLKKVAERHIPLQNVNARKNGFQVSANFTAGTEGLLRAGLLRDVMKWPAASVEDLIDLAKRDQPSRLRLVGMELFLRLHADGQTTGHLTEALHVAVNDARRNHVPRANTGVALLYPLVGP; from the coding sequence ATGTGCGGCATAGCCGGCGTCTGGCGTAAGCGGAACCCGATCGGCGGCGGCGATCTCGCCGATGTCGGCCGCATGATGCAGGCACTGGCGCATCGCGGCCCCGACGACCATGCCAGCTGGAACGACAGCCGGCTGGCGCTCGGTCACCGGCGGCTGTCGATCATCGATCTCTCGGCGCAGGCGCGCGAGCCGATGCTCACCGCCTGTGGCCAAGGCGTGCTGGTCTACAATGGCGAGGTCTACAATTACCGGGCGCTGCGCGCGACACTTGAGGCTGAAGGCAGGCGGTTCCGTACGGTCTCGGATGCCGAAGTGGTCCTCGAAGCCTTGCACCACTGGGGGCCGGACAAGGCCATTCCGCTGTTCGACGGCATGTTTTCCTTGGCCTATTTCGACGCACGGGCCACCACGCTCTGGCTGGCGCGCGATCGCCTCGGCATCAAGCCGATGTCGGTGGCCGAGACGAGTGAGCGGATCCTCTTCGCCTCCGAAGACAAGGCGATCCTTGCCTGTGACGGCGTCGCACGGGCCATCGATGCGCGCGAGATCACCTTGCGGCTGGCCTGGCAGAGCCGCGACTCCAGTTCCAGCCTGTTCGCGGACATAGAGCGGCTGCCGCCGGCGGGCCTGTGGAAGATCACCGACGCCGGCATCGAGAAGCGCTGTTTCTGGCATGTCCTCGATGTACTCGACGCCGCCCGCATCGCCGGCGACACCGCCACCGACGCAGAGCACATGGCAACCTTGGAGACGTTGATCCAGGACAGCGTCGGGCTACACTGCATTGCCGACACCAGCCTGGCCGCGGCCTGCAGCGGCGGCGTCGATTCCGGTCTCGTCACGACGCTGGCGAAACGGTTCAGGCCGGAAATGACAGCCTATGTCGTCGACCCGCGCCAGGGTCACAGCGAAGCCGACGCCGCCGCACGCACCGCCCGCCATGCCGGTGTGCCGCTGAACAGAGTGCCCGTCGACAAGGACCGGTTCCTCGAACTCTGGCCAAGGACCATCTGGCACCTGGAAAGCGATGGCTGGCACGCAAGCCATGCCTGCCTGCTGGCGCTTGCCGAGCAATGCCGGGCCGACGGCATCAAGGTGCTGTTGACCGGTGAAGGCGCCGACGAGCTCTTTGGCGGCTACGACTGGCAGGAAGCCAGCATGCGGCCATGGCGGCCCTGGTCATGGCCGCAACGGCTGTTTCGCTCCAAGGCCCGGCTTGCCCGCAGGTTCGAGCGGCTGCGTCATGCCCCCTTCCGCACATCGGTCGCGGGTAGCCATAGCTGGGACCGCAACATCGTGCTCAGGGCGCTGTCGCCGGAACTGAATTTCCTTCAGACCAAGATCTTCGACCGGCTCGAGCCGGTCGCCTCACTCAGCGACCGCGCCTTCCTGGGATGCTGCCTTCACGACATGTACGCGCATCTGCAAGACCTGTTGAACAGGCATGACCGGCTCAGCATGGCGGCTTCGGTGGAGCTCAGGGTGCCGTTCCTCGAAAACCGTCTGATCGACTTCGCGATCCATCTGCCGAGGCGGCACAAATACCGCCACAGCCAAGGAAAATGGCTTTTGAAGAAAGTCGCGGAAAGACACATTCCGCTTCAGAACGTGAACGCCCGCAAGAACGGCTTCCAGGTATCGGCCAACTTCACCGCGGGCACAGAGGGTCTGCTGCGCGCAGGCTTGCTGCGCGACGTGATGAAGTGGCCCGCAGCTTCGGTCGAAGACCTGATCGACCTGGCAAAGCGGGACCAGCCGTCGCGGCTGCGGCTGGTCGGCATGGAGCTTTTCCTTCGCCTGCACGCCGACGGCCAGACCACCGGCCACCTCACCGAAGCGCTGCATGTAGCGGTCAACGACGCGCGCCGAAACCATGTCCCGCGGGCCAATACCGGCGTGGC